The DNA region CTTTTATTGGGAGTCGCTATAAAAATGCTTAGGAGATATCATTGAAGGATTTTATAGAAAATAATTACGATTGCCTGACCTAAAGTCTGCTGACGGAAACAGGGGATTTTCGAAGAGCCCATGCACTTTCAGCTCGTCTTCGGAGTGGCGGGAGGGGTTCATTTCACGCCGATGAATATGGTGCATATGCAAAGCCTCCTGCCGGAAGGGGCAACCTGGTCGGTATGCGGTGTGGGCCCCAACCAGTTTCCAGCCGGGATTATGGCTTCGATCATGGGCGGCCATATCCGCTAAAGCAAGAAAGATCCTTAACTTAA from Deltaproteobacteria bacterium includes:
- a CDS encoding 3-keto-5-aminohexanoate cleavage protein; the protein is MFEEPMHFQLVFGVAGGVHFTPMNMVHMQSLLPEGATWSVCGVGPNQFPAGIMASIMGGHIR